The Lysobacter gummosus genome includes a region encoding these proteins:
- the hisH gene encoding imidazole glycerol phosphate synthase subunit HisH: protein MTVVAVIDSGGGNIGSVRYALERLGARSILTADPATIASADRVILPGVGAAAPAMARLRELELVATIRRLQQPLLGICLGMQLLYESSEEGEVECLGLLPGRITRLQPGPGVRVPHMGWNLLQKHESAGAQRLLAGIGEHDQAYFVHSYAAPLTPDTLASASYGTRFTAVAGRGRCFGAQFHPERSAAVGSRLLANFLALEA, encoded by the coding sequence ATGACGGTTGTAGCTGTCATCGATTCGGGGGGGGGGAACATCGGCTCAGTGCGTTATGCATTGGAGCGGCTGGGTGCGCGGTCGATTCTGACCGCGGACCCCGCGACGATCGCCTCCGCCGATCGCGTGATCTTGCCGGGTGTGGGCGCCGCCGCCCCCGCGATGGCAAGACTGCGCGAACTGGAACTGGTCGCGACGATCCGCCGCTTGCAACAGCCGCTGCTCGGGATCTGCCTGGGCATGCAGCTGTTGTACGAGTCCTCGGAGGAGGGCGAGGTCGAGTGCCTCGGGCTTCTACCGGGCCGGATCACCAGGTTGCAACCAGGACCAGGAGTACGTGTGCCTCATATGGGATGGAATCTCCTTCAGAAGCATGAATCGGCCGGCGCGCAGCGCCTGCTTGCCGGCATCGGCGAGCACGACCAGGCCTATTTCGTCCACAGCTATGCCGCGCCACTGACCCCAGACACCCTGGCCAGCGCCAGCTACGGCACCCGCTTCACCGCCGTGGCCGGACGCGGGCGCTGCTTCGGCGCCCAGTTCCACCCGGAACGCTCGGCCGCCGTCGGTTCGCGCCTGCTCGCCAACTTCCTGGCGCTGGAGGCGTGA
- the hisD gene encoding histidinol dehydrogenase gives MQRYDWNALDADQRAGVLRRPAQETRQTTADAVADILAAVRSEGDAALRRYAERFDGGAPERFGVGEDEFDAAQASLSPQLRAAIEEAAERIRLFHQAGMTQPYELDTAPGVRCERVLRPIRRVGLYVPAGSAPLPSTALMLGVPALLAGCREVSLCTPPRRDGSADPAVLYAARCCGITRVFKIGGAQAIAAMAFGTQSIGQCDKLFGPGNAFVTEAKRQVALIEGGAGIDMPAGPSEVLVIADAGAYPDFVAADLLSQAEHGPDSQVILLSDDVALLDAVDAELEKQLAKLSRADTARVALRSSRSIRVDSIDTALDVSNRYAPEHLILALRDARAWLPAVEVAGSVFLGDFAPEALGDYCSGTNHVLPTSGAARYAGGLNVASFQVAITVQEVQAHGLEAIGGCAMELAAAEGLDAHRAAVAIRREHLRQGVGSRA, from the coding sequence ATGCAGCGCTACGACTGGAACGCGCTGGATGCCGACCAGCGCGCCGGCGTGCTGCGCCGGCCGGCGCAGGAAACCCGTCAGACCACCGCCGATGCGGTCGCGGACATCCTGGCCGCGGTGCGCAGCGAAGGCGACGCGGCGCTGCGCCGTTACGCGGAACGTTTCGACGGCGGCGCGCCGGAGCGCTTCGGCGTCGGCGAGGACGAATTCGACGCCGCGCAGGCATCGCTGTCGCCGCAACTGCGCGCGGCGATCGAGGAAGCCGCCGAGCGCATCCGCCTGTTCCATCAGGCCGGCATGACCCAGCCGTATGAGTTGGACACCGCGCCGGGCGTGCGCTGCGAACGCGTGCTGCGGCCGATCCGCCGCGTCGGCCTGTACGTGCCGGCCGGGTCGGCGCCGTTGCCGTCCACCGCGCTGATGCTGGGTGTCCCGGCGTTGCTGGCCGGTTGCCGCGAAGTCTCGCTGTGCACGCCGCCGCGCCGCGACGGCAGCGCCGATCCGGCGGTGCTGTACGCGGCGCGCTGCTGCGGCATCACCCGCGTGTTCAAGATCGGCGGCGCGCAGGCGATCGCGGCGATGGCCTTCGGCACGCAGAGCATCGGCCAGTGCGACAAGTTGTTCGGCCCGGGCAACGCCTTCGTCACCGAGGCCAAGCGCCAGGTCGCCCTGATCGAAGGCGGCGCCGGCATCGACATGCCGGCCGGTCCGTCGGAAGTGCTGGTGATCGCCGATGCCGGCGCGTATCCGGATTTCGTTGCCGCCGACTTGCTGTCGCAGGCCGAACACGGGCCGGATTCGCAGGTGATTCTGCTCAGCGACGATGTCGCCCTGCTCGATGCGGTCGATGCCGAGTTGGAGAAGCAACTGGCCAAGCTTTCGCGCGCCGACACCGCGCGTGTCGCGCTGCGCTCGTCGCGTTCGATCCGGGTCGATTCGATCGACACCGCCCTGGACGTCAGCAACCGCTACGCGCCCGAGCATCTGATCCTGGCGCTGCGCGACGCGCGCGCATGGTTGCCGGCGGTCGAGGTCGCAGGCTCGGTGTTCCTCGGCGACTTCGCCCCGGAAGCGCTGGGCGACTATTGCAGCGGCACCAACCACGTCCTGCCGACCAGCGGCGCGGCGCGTTACGCCGGCGGGCTCAACGTCGCCAGCTTCCAGGTCGCGATCACCGTGCAGGAAGTGCAGGCGCACGGCCTGGAAGCGATCGGCGGCTGCGCGATGGAACTGGCCGCCGCCGAAGGCCTGGACGCGCACCGCGCGGCGGTGGCGATCCGCCGCGAGCATCTGCGCCAGGGCGTCGGCTCACGCGCCTGA
- a CDS encoding DUF6053 domain-containing protein, with translation MLFAQIATKLHCLKRIIPAIREKSIGAEAPPTKDFDTARTSRPTAART, from the coding sequence ATGCTTTTCGCTCAGATAGCCACCAAGCTTCATTGCTTGAAGCGCATCATTCCGGCGATCCGAGAAAAGAGCATCGGGGCTGAAGCCCCTCCTACAAAAGACTTCGACACGGCGCGTACATCACGTCCGACCGCAGCGCGTACTTGA
- a CDS encoding HAL/PAL/TAL family ammonia-lyase, with protein sequence MNKIQLDGRSLTRSQLVAVAYGAQVELAAAQLPAVARAADFLAEQVRREEPIYGVSTGFGSNADRLLGSHHLRDQLPGAKRSQETLHEELQRNLIVTHAVCVGDAFAPEIVRAMLCIRVNTLMRGHSGIRVETLQALTAMLNAGIVPVVPQLGSVGASGDLAPLSHLAIVLLGGGEAFFEGERMPGAQALERAGLKPVKLSYKEGLALNNGTAQMLACGVLALARLEDMLDTADLAAAMTIDAFAGRLGAFAEEVHALRPHPGQVQVAENLRKLLDGSTLADIPYHLVPRFRPWLPQSWDTEAAQQLSFDIGWDWVPFGQRHGREKFYNRFRPFRGGKKHQPQDSYSLRCIPQVHGAVRDAIAQAARVLEIELNSLTDNPIVFPDAKAEHVEQQVISAGHFHGMPLALAMSYVKAAIPVLASISERRLNKLVDPATNDGLPGFLIGNEDATESGHMIVQYTAAAIVNDLASRAHPASVYSIPTSANAEDHVSMGANEARHVLAMADDLGKVLALELYTAAQALDLRRDMINAARDLADRADAATLAAKVFGGPAADSAEHAGFIAEVEGLRAELSAAAEFRPGRAVAIAHAKLREAIAFLDHDRALDGEVATAVRLVREGTVLSAVRAGMRD encoded by the coding sequence ATGAACAAGATCCAGCTCGACGGCCGTTCGCTGACGCGGTCGCAACTCGTCGCCGTGGCTTACGGCGCCCAGGTCGAACTAGCCGCGGCGCAGCTGCCGGCGGTGGCGCGCGCGGCGGATTTCCTCGCCGAGCAAGTGCGCCGCGAGGAACCCATCTACGGCGTTTCCACCGGCTTCGGCAGTAACGCCGACCGCCTGCTCGGTTCGCATCATCTGCGCGATCAGCTGCCGGGCGCGAAGCGCTCGCAGGAAACCCTGCACGAAGAACTGCAGCGCAATCTGATCGTCACCCACGCGGTCTGCGTCGGCGACGCGTTCGCTCCCGAGATCGTGCGCGCGATGCTGTGCATCCGCGTCAACACCTTGATGCGCGGCCACTCCGGCATCCGCGTGGAGACCTTGCAGGCGCTGACGGCGATGCTCAACGCCGGCATCGTGCCGGTGGTGCCGCAGCTGGGTTCGGTCGGCGCCAGCGGCGATCTGGCGCCGTTGTCGCATCTGGCGATCGTGCTGCTCGGCGGCGGCGAAGCCTTCTTCGAAGGCGAGCGCATGCCCGGCGCGCAAGCGCTGGAACGCGCCGGCCTCAAGCCGGTCAAGCTGTCGTACAAGGAAGGCCTGGCGCTCAACAACGGCACCGCGCAGATGCTGGCGTGCGGCGTGCTCGCGCTGGCGCGGCTGGAAGACATGCTCGACACCGCCGATCTGGCCGCGGCGATGACCATCGACGCCTTCGCCGGCCGCCTGGGCGCGTTCGCCGAGGAAGTGCATGCGCTGCGTCCGCATCCGGGCCAAGTGCAGGTCGCGGAGAATCTGCGCAAGCTGCTCGACGGTTCCACCCTGGCCGATATTCCGTATCACCTGGTGCCGCGTTTCCGTCCCTGGCTGCCGCAAAGCTGGGACACCGAGGCGGCGCAGCAGCTCAGCTTCGACATCGGCTGGGACTGGGTGCCGTTCGGCCAGCGCCACGGCCGCGAGAAGTTCTACAACCGTTTCCGTCCGTTCCGCGGCGGCAAGAAGCATCAGCCGCAGGACAGCTATTCGCTGCGTTGCATCCCGCAGGTGCACGGCGCGGTGCGCGACGCGATCGCGCAGGCCGCGCGGGTGCTGGAGATCGAACTCAACTCGCTGACCGACAACCCGATCGTGTTCCCGGACGCCAAGGCCGAGCACGTCGAGCAGCAGGTGATCTCGGCCGGCCATTTCCACGGCATGCCGCTGGCGCTGGCGATGAGCTACGTCAAGGCCGCGATCCCGGTGTTGGCGAGCATCTCCGAGCGCCGCCTCAACAAGCTGGTCGATCCGGCCACCAACGACGGCCTGCCGGGCTTCCTGATCGGCAATGAAGATGCGACCGAGTCGGGCCACATGATCGTGCAGTACACCGCCGCGGCGATCGTCAACGATCTGGCCAGCCGCGCGCATCCGGCCTCGGTCTATTCGATCCCGACCAGCGCCAATGCCGAAGACCACGTGTCGATGGGCGCCAACGAGGCGCGTCATGTGCTGGCGATGGCCGACGATCTGGGCAAGGTGTTGGCGCTGGAGCTGTACACCGCCGCACAGGCGCTGGATCTGCGTCGCGACATGATCAATGCCGCGCGCGATCTGGCCGATCGTGCCGACGCCGCCACGTTGGCTGCGAAGGTGTTCGGCGGCCCGGCCGCCGATTCGGCCGAGCATGCCGGCTTCATCGCCGAGGTCGAGGGCCTGCGCGCCGAACTGTCGGCGGCGGCGGAGTTCCGTCCCGGCCGCGCGGTGGCGATCGCGCACGCGAAGCTGCGCGAAGCGATCGCGTTCCTGGATCACGATCGCGCGCTGGACGGCGAAGTGGCGACGGCGGTGCGGCTGGTGCGCGAAGGCACGGTGTTGTCGGCGGTACGTGCGGGCATGCGCGACTGA
- the hisC gene encoding histidinol-phosphate transaminase, whose protein sequence is MIDDNPMNLLREDLRDFAGYSSARSEKRSGRVWLNANEAAWPSVADGEGAVRRYPDPQPQRLRECLAELYGCAPEQLLAGRGSDEAIDLLVRGFCRPGGDSIVITPPTFGMYAVNARLHGTRIVEAPLRDTAEGFACDFAAIAEAAEREAAKLVFLCSPGNPSGTLLPLDQIEALALRLRGRAMVVVDEAYIEFADGASAVSALARQRNIAVLRTLSKAHALAAARIGSVIADAGVIAALQRCQAPYPLPTPCVNLALRALAEVPRNTTKARIATAMSEREKLLQALRAIPGVRRVYPSQANFLLARFDDPQAAFDGLLDAGVVVRDFRHAPQLGDALRISLGTPEQNAAVIEVLNRAARASCGAAA, encoded by the coding sequence ATGATCGACGACAACCCCATGAACCTGTTACGCGAAGACCTGCGCGATTTCGCCGGCTACAGCTCGGCGCGCAGTGAAAAGCGCAGCGGCCGGGTCTGGCTCAACGCCAACGAAGCCGCCTGGCCCAGCGTCGCCGACGGCGAGGGCGCGGTGCGCCGCTATCCCGATCCGCAGCCGCAGCGCTTGCGCGAATGTCTGGCCGAGCTCTACGGCTGCGCGCCGGAGCAACTGCTGGCCGGCCGCGGCAGCGATGAGGCCATCGATTTGCTCGTGCGCGGCTTCTGCCGCCCCGGCGGCGACTCTATCGTGATCACGCCGCCGACCTTCGGCATGTACGCAGTCAACGCGCGCCTGCACGGCACCCGCATCGTGGAAGCGCCCTTGCGCGACACCGCGGAGGGTTTCGCCTGCGATTTCGCCGCGATCGCGGAGGCGGCCGAACGCGAAGCGGCCAAGCTGGTGTTCCTGTGTTCGCCGGGCAATCCCTCCGGCACCTTGTTGCCGCTCGATCAGATCGAAGCGCTGGCCCTGCGCCTGCGCGGCCGCGCGATGGTGGTGGTCGATGAGGCCTATATCGAATTCGCCGACGGCGCCTCGGCCGTGAGCGCGCTCGCGCGCCAGCGCAACATCGCCGTGCTGCGCACCTTGTCCAAGGCGCATGCGCTGGCCGCGGCGCGGATCGGCAGCGTGATCGCCGATGCTGGCGTGATCGCCGCCCTGCAACGTTGCCAGGCGCCGTATCCGCTGCCCACGCCATGCGTGAACCTGGCGCTGCGCGCGCTGGCCGAGGTGCCGCGCAATACCACCAAGGCGCGCATCGCCACCGCGATGAGCGAACGCGAGAAGTTGCTGCAGGCGCTGCGGGCGATACCCGGCGTGCGCCGGGTGTATCCCTCGCAGGCCAATTTCCTGCTCGCGCGCTTCGACGATCCGCAAGCCGCGTTCGACGGTCTGCTAGACGCCGGCGTGGTGGTGCGCGATTTCCGCCACGCGCCGCAACTCGGCGACGCGCTGCGCATCAGCCTGGGCACGCCGGAGCAGAACGCGGCGGTGATCGAAGTGCTGAACCGGGCGGCGCGCGCCTCCTGCGGAGCGGCGGCATGA
- a CDS encoding sensor domain-containing diguanylate cyclase → MNTIPAPTSRRPRNVVSRAWLLALLCLLAACWTQAALAQSVLDLDRSTREVALAPFTAYHHDLDGTLDLAGAQRLHAQGRFKPVPDNNSSFGFQRGAFWFHIAAINRNAEVPHWLLVQGFALSDRLDVYTRPRDGAVAHQAGGDSLPFSSRTIRYRHPNFQIDLPPDRIVDIYVRVSSESSMQVPLTLYTPNAFTELARDAQFGIGLYYGILVALFFYNLVLWLSLRDSSYFWYLLHICAFGLVLLTLNGLGFEYLWPNSPWLADHSVPLSICLAQVGMQQFARNFLGLAQRWRFGDRVGLGMIGFFVLLGLAATQIPYRIATPIASAAVFVSIAWIAVETIVVLRRGYKPARLFLLAWSAFLLGTGMFAAIAFDLLPKMFITEYGVQIGSALEMLLLSVALGYRYASLRNENERVVREAKEQLEHKVEQRTMELRSTLEQLEDAHTRLRETSQRDGLTGLHNRSHFREAFEALLHRSRRQRRPLVLMMIDLDHFKQINDHHGHLVGDECLRWAAGLIAQVLIPQHALLARFGGEEFVAVLPDQDLDSGARVAEDLRLRLRSQPCPSRSHDIPVTASIGVHEITPDSDMGVEAALQFADQALYLAKAEGRDCVRVWGAAAA, encoded by the coding sequence ATGAATACGATCCCCGCCCCCACCTCGCGCCGTCCGCGCAACGTCGTTTCGCGCGCGTGGCTGCTCGCGCTGCTGTGCCTGCTCGCCGCATGCTGGACGCAGGCGGCGCTCGCCCAGAGCGTGCTGGACCTGGACCGGTCCACCCGCGAGGTCGCGCTGGCGCCGTTCACCGCCTACCACCACGATCTGGACGGCACGCTCGACCTGGCCGGCGCGCAGCGCCTGCACGCTCAGGGCCGCTTCAAACCGGTGCCGGACAACAACAGCTCGTTCGGTTTCCAGCGCGGCGCGTTCTGGTTCCACATCGCCGCGATCAACCGCAACGCCGAGGTGCCGCACTGGCTGCTGGTGCAGGGCTTCGCCCTCAGCGACCGCCTGGACGTGTACACCCGGCCGCGCGACGGCGCGGTCGCGCATCAGGCCGGCGGCGACAGCCTGCCTTTCAGTTCGCGCACCATCCGCTACCGCCATCCGAACTTCCAGATCGATCTGCCGCCCGATCGCATCGTCGATATCTATGTGCGGGTGAGCAGCGAAAGCTCGATGCAGGTGCCGCTGACCCTGTACACGCCCAACGCCTTCACCGAACTGGCGCGCGATGCGCAATTCGGCATCGGCCTGTACTACGGCATCCTGGTCGCGCTGTTCTTCTACAATCTGGTGCTATGGCTGAGCCTGCGCGACAGCAGCTATTTCTGGTATCTGCTGCATATCTGCGCGTTCGGCCTAGTGCTGCTGACCCTCAACGGCCTGGGCTTCGAATATCTGTGGCCCAACTCGCCGTGGCTGGCCGATCACTCGGTGCCGCTGTCGATCTGCCTGGCCCAGGTCGGCATGCAGCAGTTCGCGCGCAATTTCCTCGGGCTCGCGCAGCGATGGCGGTTCGGCGACCGGGTCGGGCTGGGGATGATCGGGTTCTTCGTGCTGCTGGGCCTGGCCGCCACGCAGATTCCGTATCGCATCGCCACGCCGATCGCCTCGGCCGCGGTGTTCGTGAGCATCGCCTGGATCGCGGTGGAAACCATCGTGGTGCTGCGCCGCGGCTACAAGCCGGCGCGGTTGTTCCTGCTGGCGTGGTCGGCGTTCCTGCTGGGCACCGGCATGTTCGCAGCGATCGCCTTCGACCTGCTGCCGAAGATGTTCATCACCGAATACGGCGTGCAGATCGGCTCGGCGCTGGAGATGTTGCTGCTGTCGGTGGCGCTGGGTTATCGCTACGCCTCGCTGCGCAACGAGAACGAACGGGTGGTGCGCGAAGCCAAGGAGCAACTGGAGCACAAGGTCGAACAACGCACCATGGAACTGCGCAGCACGCTGGAGCAGTTGGAGGACGCGCACACGCGCCTGCGCGAGACCTCGCAGCGCGACGGCCTGACCGGCCTGCACAACCGCAGCCATTTCCGCGAAGCCTTCGAGGCCTTGCTGCATCGCTCGCGGCGCCAGCGCCGGCCGCTGGTGCTGATGATGATCGACCTGGACCACTTCAAGCAGATCAACGATCACCACGGCCATCTGGTCGGCGACGAATGCCTGCGCTGGGCCGCGGGCCTGATCGCGCAAGTGCTGATTCCGCAGCACGCCCTGCTGGCCCGCTTCGGCGGCGAGGAATTCGTCGCGGTGCTGCCCGATCAGGACCTGGACAGCGGCGCGCGCGTGGCCGAAGACCTGCGCCTGCGCCTGCGTTCCCAGCCCTGCCCCAGCCGCAGCCACGACATCCCGGTGACCGCGAGCATCGGCGTGCACGAGATCACCCCGGACTCGGACATGGGCGTGGAAGCGGCGCTGCAGTTCGCCGATCAGGCGCTGTATCTGGCCAAGGCCGAGGGGCGCGATTGCGTGCGGGTCTGGGGCGCGGCGGCGGCTTGA
- a CDS encoding YerC/YecD family TrpR-related protein has product MKRRSTDSDQIEDSIADLAMALAALRTPEQVRAFLEDLCTPAELEAMSDRWRVVPLLSEGVPYREIHDRTQVSVTTIGRVARVFERGAGGYAAALHRRAARHR; this is encoded by the coding sequence ATGAAGCGCCGCTCCACCGACAGCGACCAGATTGAAGATTCCATCGCCGACCTGGCGATGGCGCTGGCCGCGTTGCGCACGCCCGAACAGGTGCGCGCCTTCCTGGAAGACCTGTGCACGCCGGCCGAGCTGGAGGCGATGAGCGACCGCTGGCGGGTGGTGCCGCTGCTCAGCGAAGGCGTGCCGTACCGCGAAATTCACGACCGAACCCAGGTCAGCGTGACCACCATCGGCCGCGTCGCGCGGGTGTTCGAACGCGGCGCCGGCGGCTACGCCGCGGCCCTGCACCGACGCGCGGCGCGCCATCGCTGA
- the hisB gene encoding histidinol-phosphatase, whose product MTPIVFVDRDGTLIEEPADFQIDSYPKLRLVRGVIPAMLKLRDAGYEFVMVTNQDGLGTDSFPRWSFDGPHQLMMQIFESQGIVFREVLIDTSFPAQNLPTRKPGIGLALPLLKDRGIDWERSAMVGDRETDNGFAANLGIRAFQLRTEQFGGEWDWASIAHALADRPRTARVRRTTRETRIEVAVDLDRVADPKVHTGLGFFDHMLEQIGKHGGFALELRCEGDLHIDEHHTIEDSALALGQALREALGDKRGIGRYGFDPRAGVGGEAVEAESESPLAPLFQRGEGDLGGAQGGNGEVSDAQSDANTPQAQEFVLPMDETLARAALDFSGRPYFVFSGSFARERVGDFPTELLPHFFRSLCETAGLNLNLNVEGDNDHHKIEACFKSVARALRQAIARQGRELPSTKGVL is encoded by the coding sequence TTGACGCCGATCGTGTTCGTCGATCGCGACGGCACCTTGATCGAGGAGCCGGCCGATTTCCAGATCGACAGCTACCCCAAGCTGCGCCTGGTGCGCGGGGTGATCCCGGCGATGCTGAAGCTGCGCGACGCCGGCTATGAGTTCGTCATGGTCACCAACCAGGACGGCCTGGGCACCGACTCGTTTCCGCGCTGGAGCTTCGACGGCCCGCATCAGCTGATGATGCAGATCTTCGAAAGCCAGGGCATCGTGTTTCGCGAAGTGCTGATCGACACCAGTTTCCCCGCGCAGAACCTGCCCACGCGCAAGCCGGGCATCGGTCTGGCGCTGCCGTTGCTGAAAGATCGCGGCATCGATTGGGAGCGCTCGGCGATGGTCGGCGATCGCGAGACCGACAACGGTTTCGCCGCCAACCTGGGCATCCGCGCGTTCCAGCTGCGCACCGAGCAGTTCGGCGGCGAGTGGGATTGGGCCAGCATCGCCCATGCGCTGGCCGACCGTCCGCGCACCGCGCGGGTGCGGCGCACTACGCGCGAGACGCGGATCGAGGTCGCGGTCGATCTCGATCGCGTCGCCGATCCCAAGGTGCACACCGGGCTGGGTTTCTTCGATCACATGCTCGAACAGATCGGTAAGCACGGCGGCTTCGCGCTTGAGCTGCGCTGCGAGGGCGATCTGCACATCGATGAGCACCACACCATCGAAGACAGCGCGCTGGCGCTGGGGCAGGCGCTGCGCGAAGCGCTGGGCGACAAACGCGGGATCGGGCGGTATGGGTTCGATCCGCGGGCGGGGGTTGGCGGCGAGGCGGTCGAGGCTGAGAGCGAATCCCCCCTTGCCCCCCTTTTTCAAAGGGGGGAAGGCGATTTGGGTGGTGCGCAGGGTGGGAACGGCGAGGTGAGCGATGCGCAGAGCGATGCGAACACGCCGCAAGCGCAGGAATTCGTGCTGCCCATGGACGAAACCCTGGCGCGCGCCGCGCTGGATTTTTCCGGGCGGCCGTATTTCGTGTTCAGCGGCAGCTTCGCGCGCGAGCGGGTCGGCGACTTCCCGACCGAGCTGCTCCCGCATTTCTTCCGCTCACTGTGCGAAACCGCCGGGCTCAATCTGAACCTGAACGTGGAAGGTGATAACGATCACCACAAAATAGAGGCGTGTTTCAAATCGGTGGCGCGCGCACTGCGTCAGGCGATCGCTCGTCAAGGGCGTGAACTGCCGAGCACCAAAGGAGTTTTGTGA
- a CDS encoding prolyl hydroxylase family protein: MNTIRHNDRVFTVEALLAPEECAQLIELAEQHGFEAAGVRTAADSQKSMPHVRNNERVVFESADWVERLWQRLRAVDLPELDGHRAVGLPRALRFYKYHPGQRFRMHKDGPWIEDGLSSRLTFLVYLNEGFLGGDTDFRQFRVVPRTGDALLFVHDTWHEGAAVEAGIKYALRSDVMYAPCRSLL; encoded by the coding sequence ATGAACACCATCCGCCACAACGATCGCGTATTCACGGTAGAAGCCCTGCTGGCGCCGGAAGAATGCGCGCAGTTGATCGAGCTCGCTGAGCAACACGGCTTCGAAGCCGCTGGCGTGCGCACGGCGGCCGACAGTCAGAAGTCGATGCCGCATGTGCGCAACAACGAACGTGTGGTGTTCGAATCGGCGGACTGGGTCGAACGGCTTTGGCAGCGTTTGCGCGCGGTGGACTTGCCCGAGCTCGACGGCCATCGCGCTGTTGGCCTGCCGCGCGCGCTGCGCTTCTACAAATATCACCCGGGCCAGCGGTTCCGCATGCACAAGGACGGGCCGTGGATCGAAGACGGGCTGAGCAGCCGCTTGACCTTCCTGGTCTATCTCAATGAAGGCTTCCTCGGCGGGGATACCGATTTCCGCCAGTTCCGCGTGGTTCCCCGGACCGGCGATGCCTTGTTGTTCGTGCACGACACCTGGCACGAAGGCGCGGCGGTAGAGGCCGGGATCAAGTACGCGCTGCGGTCGGACGTGATGTACGCGCCGTGTCGAAGTCTTTTGTAG
- the hisG gene encoding ATP phosphoribosyltransferase produces the protein MSPPASAAARDRLRIAIQKSGRLAEPARALLAACGLSWRESRDRLFCYGETLPVDLLLVRDDDIPGLIADGVCDLGVVGRNVLLEQDGDRRGSGRAPAFREWRPLGFGGCRLALAVPDAWQWEGPQQLAGKRIATSYPALLSQWLAEQGVDAQVVLLSGSVEIAPRLGQAEAICDLVSSGATLGANQLKAVQTLIESEAVLAGPIDGFDDVRGELADLLLRRLDGAMRVRNSKLLMFQAPRSLLDELLPLLPDAEAPTVMRLDSSDDIALQALCHGAVTWQRLEELKRAGARGLMVLPVEGMLA, from the coding sequence ATGAGCCCTCCCGCCAGCGCCGCAGCGCGTGACCGCCTGCGCATCGCGATCCAGAAGTCCGGCCGCCTGGCCGAACCGGCGCGCGCCCTGCTCGCGGCCTGCGGCCTGAGCTGGCGCGAAAGCCGCGACCGCCTGTTCTGCTACGGCGAAACCCTGCCGGTCGACCTGCTGCTGGTGCGCGACGACGACATCCCCGGGCTGATCGCCGACGGCGTCTGCGATCTGGGCGTGGTCGGCCGCAACGTGCTGCTGGAACAGGACGGCGACCGCCGCGGCAGCGGCCGCGCGCCGGCGTTCCGCGAATGGCGCCCGCTCGGTTTCGGCGGTTGCCGGCTGGCGCTGGCGGTGCCCGATGCGTGGCAGTGGGAAGGCCCGCAGCAACTGGCCGGCAAGCGCATCGCCACCAGTTATCCGGCGTTGTTGTCGCAATGGCTGGCCGAGCAGGGCGTGGACGCGCAGGTGGTGCTGCTGTCGGGTTCGGTCGAAATCGCGCCGCGTCTGGGGCAGGCCGAGGCGATCTGCGATCTGGTTTCCAGCGGCGCCACCCTCGGCGCCAATCAACTCAAGGCAGTGCAGACGCTGATCGAAAGCGAGGCGGTGCTGGCCGGGCCGATCGACGGCTTCGACGACGTGCGCGGCGAACTCGCCGACCTGCTGCTGCGCCGCCTGGACGGCGCGATGCGCGTGCGCAACAGCAAGCTGCTGATGTTCCAGGCGCCGCGCAGCCTGCTCGACGAATTGCTGCCGTTGCTGCCCGATGCCGAGGCGCCGACGGTGATGCGCCTGGACAGCAGCGACGACATCGCCCTGCAGGCGCTGTGCCACGGCGCGGTGACCTGGCAGCGGCTGGAAGAGCTCAAGCGCGCTGGCGCGCGCGGCCTGATGGTGCTGCCGGTGGAGGGCATGCTGGCATGA